A window of the Pseudomonas gozinkensis genome harbors these coding sequences:
- the potA gene encoding polyamine ABC transporter ATP-binding protein, with translation MANASSTYRKALEGHQQPKKVLVKVDRVTKKFDETTAVDDVSLEIHQGEIFALLGGSGSGKSTLLRMLAGFERPTEGRILLDGVDITDMPPYERPINMMFQSYALFPHMTVAQNIAFGLKQDRLPASEIDARVEEMLRLVHMTQYAKRRPHQLSGGQRQRVALARSLAKRPKLLLLDEPMGALDKKLRSQMQLELVEIIERVGVTCVMVTHDQEEAMTMAERIAIMHLGWIAQIGSPVDIYEAPVSRMVCEFIGNVNAFDGTVVEDLEGHAIIHSPDLQQKIYVGHGVSTSVQDKSITYAIRPEKMLVSTIKPETRYNWSEGKVHDIAYLGGHSVFYVELPSGKIVQSFMANAERRGARPTWDDKVYVWWEDDSGVVLRS, from the coding sequence ATGGCAAACGCCTCCAGCACTTACAGGAAGGCTCTTGAAGGTCATCAGCAACCGAAAAAGGTTCTGGTGAAAGTCGATCGAGTCACCAAGAAGTTCGACGAAACCACTGCGGTGGACGATGTGTCCCTGGAGATCCATCAGGGCGAAATCTTCGCCCTGCTCGGCGGCTCCGGCTCGGGCAAATCGACCCTGCTGCGCATGCTCGCCGGTTTCGAACGGCCGACTGAAGGACGCATTCTGCTCGACGGTGTAGACATCACCGACATGCCGCCGTATGAGCGGCCGATCAACATGATGTTCCAGTCCTACGCCCTGTTCCCGCACATGACCGTGGCGCAGAACATCGCCTTCGGCCTCAAGCAGGACCGTTTGCCGGCCAGCGAAATCGACGCCCGCGTCGAAGAAATGCTGCGCCTCGTCCACATGACCCAATACGCCAAACGCCGCCCGCATCAACTGTCCGGCGGCCAGCGTCAGCGCGTGGCCCTCGCCCGCTCGCTGGCCAAGCGTCCGAAGCTGTTGCTGCTCGACGAACCGATGGGCGCACTGGATAAAAAGCTGCGCTCGCAGATGCAGCTGGAACTGGTGGAAATCATCGAGCGCGTCGGCGTGACCTGCGTGATGGTGACCCACGACCAGGAAGAGGCCATGACCATGGCCGAGCGCATCGCGATCATGCACCTGGGCTGGATCGCCCAGATCGGCAGCCCGGTCGACATCTATGAAGCGCCGGTCAGCCGCATGGTCTGCGAATTCATCGGCAACGTGAACGCCTTCGACGGCACCGTGGTCGAGGACCTTGAAGGTCACGCGATCATTCACAGCCCGGACTTGCAGCAAAAGATCTACGTCGGTCATGGCGTCAGCACCTCGGTGCAGGACAAGTCGATCACCTACGCCATCCGCCCGGAAAAAATGCTCGTCAGCACGATCAAGCCAGAGACCCGCTACAACTGGTCCGAAGGCAAGGTGCATGACATCGCCTACCTCGGCGGCCACTCGGTGTTCTACGTCGAGTTGCCGAGCGGCAAGATCGTCCAGTCGTTCATGGCCAACGCCGAACGCCGTGGCGCGCGGCCGACCTGGGACGACAAGGTCTACGTCTGGTGGGAAGACGACAGCGGCGTGGTACTGCGCTCATGA
- a CDS encoding ABC transporter permease subunit: MKRFGFAKFMLIFGLTFIYLPMLILVIYSFNASKLVTVWGGWSVKWYVGLLDNTQLMGSVVRSLEIACYTAIAAVALGTLAAFVLTRVTRFKGRTLFGGLVTAPLVMPEVITGLSLLLLFVAMAQLIGWPQERGIVTIWIAHTTFCAAYVAVVVSARLRELDLSIEEAAMDLGAKPFKVFFLITIPMIAPSLAAGGMMSFALSLDDLVLASFVSGPGSTTLPMEVFSAVRLGVKPEINAVASLILLAVSLVTFLVWYFGRKAEANRKRAIQEAMDQTANESWQQPQPQRVAATA, encoded by the coding sequence ATGAAACGCTTCGGTTTTGCAAAGTTCATGTTGATCTTCGGCCTGACGTTCATCTATCTGCCGATGCTGATTCTGGTGATCTACTCGTTCAACGCCTCCAAACTGGTGACGGTCTGGGGCGGCTGGTCGGTGAAGTGGTACGTCGGTCTGCTCGACAACACCCAACTGATGGGCTCGGTGGTGCGCTCGCTGGAAATCGCCTGCTACACCGCGATTGCCGCCGTGGCGCTGGGCACCCTCGCCGCCTTCGTGCTGACCCGCGTGACGCGCTTCAAGGGTCGTACGCTGTTCGGTGGTCTGGTCACCGCGCCGCTGGTGATGCCTGAGGTGATTACCGGTCTGTCGCTGTTGCTGCTGTTCGTGGCGATGGCGCAACTGATCGGCTGGCCGCAGGAGCGTGGCATCGTCACGATCTGGATCGCCCACACCACGTTTTGTGCCGCTTATGTGGCGGTGGTAGTCTCCGCCCGCTTGCGCGAGCTGGACCTGTCGATCGAAGAAGCGGCGATGGATCTGGGCGCGAAACCGTTCAAGGTGTTTTTCCTGATCACCATCCCGATGATCGCGCCGTCGCTGGCGGCGGGCGGCATGATGTCGTTCGCCCTGTCGCTGGATGACCTGGTGTTGGCGAGCTTCGTGTCGGGCCCGGGTTCGACGACCCTGCCGATGGAAGTGTTCTCGGCCGTGCGTCTGGGTGTGAAGCCCGAGATCAACGCCGTGGCCAGCCTGATTCTGCTGGCGGTGTCGCTGGTGACCTTCCTGGTCTGGTACTTCGGCCGCAAGGCAGAAGCCAACCGCAAGCGTGCGATTCAGGAAGCGATGGATCAGACCGCCAACGAATCGTGGCAGCAACCGCAACCTCAACGAGTGGCAGCGACGGCCTAG
- a CDS encoding ABC transporter permease subunit, whose amino-acid sequence MRTFNQQFLRLVPSGRKFVIGIPFIWLFLFFMLPFFLVMKISFSEAALSIPPYSEIYTYAEQKFQLFLNIGNYTMLGEDELYLSAYLGSLKVALLSTLMCLVIGFPMAYAITKTGKETQNVLLLLIMMPTWTAILIRVYAWMGILSNNGLLNAFLMWTGLTDHPIEILNTNTAVYIGVVYAYLPFMVLPLYANLVKHDGSLLEAAQDLGSSNFNNFWKITVPLAKNGIIAGCMLVFIPVVGEFVIPELLGGPETLMIGRVLWQEFFNNRDWPVASALAVVMLLILIVPILLFNRSQAKEMEARG is encoded by the coding sequence ATGAGAACCTTCAATCAGCAATTCCTGCGCCTGGTGCCCAGCGGGCGAAAGTTCGTCATCGGCATCCCGTTCATCTGGCTGTTCCTGTTCTTCATGCTGCCGTTCTTTTTGGTGATGAAGATCAGCTTCTCGGAAGCCGCGCTGTCGATCCCGCCGTACTCGGAGATCTACACCTACGCCGAACAGAAATTCCAGCTGTTCCTGAACATCGGCAACTACACCATGCTCGGCGAAGACGAGCTGTACCTGTCGGCCTACCTCGGTTCGCTGAAGGTGGCGTTGCTCAGTACGCTGATGTGTCTGGTGATCGGTTTCCCGATGGCCTACGCGATCACCAAGACCGGCAAGGAAACGCAAAACGTCCTGCTGCTGTTGATCATGATGCCGACCTGGACCGCGATCCTGATCCGCGTGTATGCGTGGATGGGCATCCTCAGCAACAACGGTCTGCTCAACGCGTTCCTGATGTGGACCGGGCTCACCGATCACCCGATCGAGATCCTCAACACCAACACGGCGGTGTATATCGGCGTGGTCTACGCCTACCTGCCGTTCATGGTGCTGCCGCTCTACGCCAACCTGGTGAAGCACGACGGCAGCCTGCTGGAAGCCGCACAGGATCTGGGTTCGAGCAACTTCAACAACTTCTGGAAAATCACCGTGCCGCTGGCCAAGAACGGCATCATCGCCGGCTGCATGCTGGTGTTCATTCCGGTGGTGGGCGAGTTCGTGATTCCGGAACTGCTGGGTGGCCCGGAGACCCTGATGATCGGTCGCGTGCTGTGGCAAGAGTTCTTCAATAACCGCGACTGGCCGGTGGCATCTGCTCTGGCGGTGGTGATGCTGTTGATCCTGATTGTGCCGATTCTGCTGTTCAACCGCAGCCAGGCCAAAGAGATGGAGGCACGGGGATGA
- a CDS encoding polyamine ABC transporter substrate-binding protein, whose translation MKMFGRTLLTLSLLGAIATGAQANDKVLRVYNWSDYIAPDTVKKFEDETGIRVTYDVFDSNETLEARLLAGKSGYDIVVPSNSFLAKQIKAGVYQTLDKSKLPNWKNLNPVLLKNASASDPDNAHAFPYMWGSIGIGFNPAKVKEVLGKNAPTNSWDLLFKPENAEKLKACGISFLDSPTEMIPAALHYLGYPVNDKDTAHIKEAEALFMKIRPNVAYFHSSKYISDLANGNICVAVGYSGDVLQAKARAVESGNNVVIDYSIPKEGAGSFYDMVAIPRDAANVENAYLFMDFLMRPDIIAEITNSNGYSNANAAATPLVDEAIRNDPGSYPSQEVMATLYAVPDQPIATQRIMTRGWTRVKLGK comes from the coding sequence ATGAAAATGTTTGGCAGGACTCTGCTGACACTGTCCTTATTGGGCGCAATCGCCACGGGCGCCCAGGCCAACGACAAGGTGCTGCGCGTTTACAACTGGTCGGATTACATCGCCCCGGACACCGTCAAGAAATTCGAGGACGAGACCGGCATCCGCGTGACCTACGACGTGTTCGACAGCAATGAAACCCTCGAAGCACGTCTGCTTGCGGGTAAATCCGGCTACGACATCGTGGTGCCGTCCAACAGTTTCCTGGCCAAGCAGATCAAGGCCGGGGTCTATCAGACCCTGGACAAATCGAAGCTGCCAAACTGGAAAAACCTCAACCCGGTGCTGCTGAAAAACGCCTCCGCCAGTGATCCGGACAACGCCCACGCGTTCCCGTACATGTGGGGCTCGATCGGCATCGGTTTCAACCCGGCCAAGGTCAAGGAAGTGCTCGGCAAGAACGCGCCGACCAACTCCTGGGACCTGCTGTTCAAACCGGAGAACGCCGAGAAGCTCAAGGCTTGCGGCATCAGTTTCCTCGACTCGCCGACCGAGATGATCCCGGCGGCCCTGCACTATCTGGGTTATCCGGTGAACGACAAGGACACCGCGCACATCAAGGAAGCCGAGGCGCTGTTCATGAAGATTCGCCCGAACGTGGCGTACTTCCACTCTTCGAAATACATCTCGGACCTGGCCAACGGCAACATCTGCGTGGCGGTCGGTTACTCCGGTGACGTGTTGCAGGCCAAGGCCCGCGCGGTGGAATCGGGCAACAACGTAGTGATCGACTACAGCATTCCCAAGGAAGGTGCCGGGAGTTTCTACGACATGGTCGCCATCCCGCGCGATGCGGCCAACGTCGAGAATGCTTACCTGTTCATGGACTTCCTGATGCGCCCGGACATCATCGCCGAGATCACCAACAGCAACGGTTACAGCAACGCCAACGCGGCGGCGACGCCGCTGGTGGACGAAGCGATCCGCAATGATCCGGGTTCGTACCCGTCGCAAGAAGTGATGGCGACGCTGTATGCGGTGCCGGATCAACCGATTGCCACGCAACGGATCATGACCCGGGGCTGGACTCGCGTAAAACTCGGCAAGTAA
- the thpR gene encoding RNA 2',3'-cyclic phosphodiesterase produces MTDETRGDQPFKRLFFALDCPPAQRKAIAQWRSELGLRTGKPVPADNFHLTLLFLGAVPLAQIGEVCEAASKVRTPGEALRVSLDRLQVWRRAGVLSLAPEQAPQGLLRLVYALEQAMLPFGFEEATREYRPHLTLARDYRAPEPESATPPEFFLRAERFALFESHKGRYRSLADWPLT; encoded by the coding sequence ACGCGCGGGGATCAACCGTTCAAGCGGCTGTTCTTTGCCCTGGACTGCCCGCCGGCGCAGCGCAAGGCGATTGCCCAGTGGCGCAGCGAACTGGGTTTGCGCACCGGCAAACCGGTGCCGGCGGACAATTTTCACCTGACGCTGCTGTTTCTCGGCGCGGTGCCGTTGGCGCAGATTGGCGAAGTCTGTGAAGCCGCATCCAAAGTGCGTACGCCGGGCGAGGCGCTGAGGGTTTCGCTGGATCGGTTGCAGGTCTGGCGGCGCGCCGGGGTGTTGTCGCTGGCGCCGGAGCAGGCACCGCAGGGATTGCTGCGGCTGGTGTATGCGCTGGAGCAGGCGATGTTGCCGTTCGGGTTTGAAGAGGCGACGCGCGAATATCGTCCGCACCTGACGCTGGCCCGTGACTATCGCGCGCCGGAGCCGGAATCCGCCACGCCGCCGGAGTTCTTCCTGCGCGCTGAACGCTTTGCGCTGTTCGAATCCCACAAGGGCCGCTACCGCTCGCTGGCCGATTGGCCACTGACCTGA